Proteins from one Cicer arietinum cultivar CDC Frontier isolate Library 1 chromosome 3, Cicar.CDCFrontier_v2.0, whole genome shotgun sequence genomic window:
- the LOC101498253 gene encoding protein IQ-DOMAIN 19-like, with product MGKASKWIRNILLGKKEENFKKIDAFCPENKKENTDSSSSSNKIIVRRKWSFRKITSGKTTEKVVSHNISRSFDSTDHSPKLQTQTPRSRRLSRLAKVSENTEFVKTAATRIQSVFRSYLAKRALHALRGLVKLQALVRGHLVRKQTTATLRGMHALMAIQVRARIQRIKMTEEVNPVEIQPPPHKEIPSFKGHMTQQNKDSKNMSVEEMLGVMRSRSGPLDVKSKKYEYSKSESISKRENQLKKTIITAPNSPEKYYKEMIEYLKPTTKSSDERHIMPHRQSCSPNFMNKTESSKAKTRCRSEPKQRPPKGVEGTTKQKSKVIECRLMKQNMLSNSARYEHWIVNSMKQSSKRDSFGSYTDDDSYYS from the exons atgggGAAGGCAAGCAAATGGATTAGAAACATTCTTCTAgggaaaaaagaagaaaatttcaAGAAGATTGATGCATTCTGCCCTGAGAATAAGAAAGAAAACACagatagtagtagtagtagtaataaGATCATAGTGAGGCGCAAATGGAGCTTTCGAAAAATAACAAGTGGAAAAACAACAGAAAAGGTAGTATCACATAATATTTCAAGGTCTTTTGATTCAacagatcattctccaaaattGCAAACTCAAACTCCAAGGTCAAGGCGTCTTTCAAGATTAGCAAAGGTGTCTGAAAATACTGAATTTGTTAAAACAGCTGCTACAAGGATTCAGTCTGTCTTTCGCTCTTATTTG GCAAAGAGAGCATTGCATGCTTTAAGAGGACTAGTGAAATTACAGGCACTAGTGAGGGGTCACCTTGTAAGGAAACAAACAACTGCAACACTGCGTGGAATGCATGCATTGATGGCCATACAAGTTAGAGCACGGATTCAAAGGATTAAGATGACAGAAGAAGTAAATCCTGTTGAAATACAACCTCCACCACACAAAGAAATTCCCTCCTTCAAAGGTCACATGACACAACAAAATAAA GATTCAAAGAATATGAGTGTGGAAGAAATGTTGGGGGTAATGAGAAGTAGAAGTGGCCCTCTAGATGTAAAGAGCAAAAAGTACGAATATTCAAAGAGTGAATCAATTTCAAAAAGAGAAAATCAattaaagaaaacaataatCACAGCACCAAACAGCCCAGAAAAGTACTACAAAGAGATGATAGAATATTTGAAGCCAACAACAAAATCTTCTGATGAGAGACACATAATGCCACATCGACAATCATGTTCACCAAATTTCATGAACAAGACAGAATCGTCAAAGGCAAAAACAAGGTGTAGGAGTGAACCAAAACAAAGACCTCCGAAAGGTGTAGAAGGAACAACAAAGCAAAAAAGCAAGGTTATAGAATGTAGATTAATGAAGCAAAATATGTTATCAAATTCAGCAAGGTATGAACATTGGATTGTTAATTCAATGAAGCAGAGTAGTAAACGTGATTCCTTTGGAAGCTACACGGATGATGATTCATACTATTCATGA
- the LOC101498920 gene encoding probable ribose-5-phosphate isomerase 3, chloroplastic, whose translation MASLSLSSPPSLSSSLHNASTRLNLRTPTSLKLRTNYHSHKHPSLSIKAITLTQDDLKKLAADKAVEYVKSGMVLGLGTGSTAAFVVSKLGDLLNSGQLTDIIGVPTSKRTEEQARSLGIPLSVLDDNPRLDLAIDGADEVDPFLNLVKGRGGALLREKMVEAASDKFVVVVDDTKLVSGLGGSGLAMPVEVVQFCWKYNLIRLQELFKEEGVDAKLRLDESGKPYVTDNSNYIVDLYFKTPIRDANAAGAEISALEGVVEHGLFLNMATSVIIAGKTGVEVKDK comes from the coding sequence ATGGCATCCTTATCCCTCTCATCACCCCCATCTCTATCCTCCTCACTTCACAATGCCTCCACACGCCTTAACCTACGCACCCCCACCTCCCTTAAACTACGCACCAATTACCATTCTCACAAACACCCTTCCCTCTCCATCAAAGCCATAACCCTCACACAAGACGACCTTAAGAAACTCGCCGCCGATAAAGCCGTCGAATATGTCAAAAGCGGCATGGTCCTCGGCCTCGGAACCGGCTCCACCGCCGCCTTTGTCGTCTCCAAACTCGGCGACCTTCTCAACTCCGGTCAACTCACTGATATAATCGGCGTTCCCACTTCCAAACGCACAGAAGAACAGGCTCGTTCCCTCGGTATCCCTCTCTCCGTTCTCGACGATAATCCTCGTCTCGATCTCGCCATTGACGGCGCCGATGAGGTTGATCCTTTCCTTAACCTAGTTAAAGGCCGCGGCGGAGCTCTTCTAAGAGAAAAAATGGTGGAAGCGGCTTCCGATAAGTTCGTGGTGGTCGTCGACGACACGAAATTGGTCTCCGGTCTCGGCGGAAGTGGACTTGCGATGCCGGTGGAGGTTGTTCAGTTTTGTTGGAAATACAATTTGATTAGGCTTCAGGAATTGTTTAAGGAAGAAGGTGTTGATGCGAAATTGAGATTGGATGAAAGTGGAAAACCCTATGTTACTGATAATTCTAATTACATTGTTGATTTGTACTTTAAGACTCCGATTAGAGATGCAAATGCTGCCGGAGCTGAGATTTCAGCACTTGAAGGTGTTGTTGAGCATGGTTTGTTCTTGAACATGGCTACCTCCGTCATCATTGCCGGTAAAACCGGTGTTGAAGTCAAAGACAAGTGA